From Impatiens glandulifera chromosome 7, dImpGla2.1, whole genome shotgun sequence:
TTCTTAGATTCATTTTAGGCAACTGTTTTGAACTGGGAGCTTCATCTAAGTAGCTATTATCCAAATTTGTGTTGGGTTTGTTTGTTGATATGAACAATATCTGGAATCAAGCAAGATCGAACTCAAAATCAAACCTTTTTCTATTGCACAGACTCTCATTAGGTTTATCATTCAACAAGAAAGAAAACTCGATTCCTTGAGAATTGCTGTTTTCTTTTATGCTGATTTCCAAACTGCTCTCATGTTTTGTAGGTTATCCAAGGAGATGTACTAAAAGTTGACCTTCCTTACTTTGACATCTGTGTGGCCAACATTCCTTATCAAATATCTTCTCCCCTGACTTTCAAATTGCTAAGTCATAAGCATTCCTTCAGATGTGCAGTCATTATGTACCAGAAGGAGTTTGCAATGAGACTCATTGCACAGCCTGGAGACACACTCTACTGTCGGCTTTCTGTCAACACCCAACTCTTGTCTCGCGTTTCCCATTTGTTGAAAGTGGGAAGGAACAACTTCCGCCCTCCACCCAAGGTTGATTCTTCTGTGGTTAGAATTGAGCCCAGGAAACAAATAGCAGTAAGTTTCAAGGAATGGGACGGCCTAGTTCGAATTTGCTTCACGAGAAAGAACAAAACTTTGGGTTCGATATTCAGGCAGAAATCTGTGCTTTCTGTAATGGAGAAGAATTACAAGACATTCCAAGCGATACAACAGTCCCAAAATCAGATGAATGAAGAGAATGAGACTTCGGGAAGTGGTATGAATGAAGATAATGAGATGATGGGAATGgagattgatgatgatgatgctgaGGAGGATGTTGAAGacatggaagaagaagaagaagatggtggTGACAGAAAAGAAGGGTCGGAGTTTAAGGAAAAAATATTGGGTATATTGAAGGAAGGAAACTTTGAAGAAAAGAGGTCTTCTAAACTTGCACAAGCTGATTTCATGCACTTATTGTCTCTTTTCAATAAGGCAGGAATAAGGTTCTCTTGATCCCAACTAGTGGAAGTTATCTCTTTTGTTTGTTTGCTACCAACCCCTActtattcatttttgtttagCTGCTTCTTGTTATACATTGAGAATGTAAAACTTTtgctctttttatttatttatttatttatcattagtattactatataattttaaccCCGGTTTATTCTCGATGTGGCTTTTATGATACTACTGTAT
This genomic window contains:
- the LOC124944892 gene encoding ribosomal RNA small subunit methyltransferase produces the protein MAGGKMKKDKVRSGAGAGNQHYQGGLQFHKSKGQHILKNPLIVENIIQKAGIKTTDVILEIGPGTGNLTKKLLESGKSVIAVELDSRMVLELQRRFQGTPLATNLKVIQGDVLKVDLPYFDICVANIPYQISSPLTFKLLSHKHSFRCAVIMYQKEFAMRLIAQPGDTLYCRLSVNTQLLSRVSHLLKVGRNNFRPPPKVDSSVVRIEPRKQIAVSFKEWDGLVRICFTRKNKTLGSIFRQKSVLSVMEKNYKTFQAIQQSQNQMNEENETSGSGMNEDNEMMGMEIDDDDAEEDVEDMEEEEEDGGDRKEGSEFKEKILGILKEGNFEEKRSSKLAQADFMHLLSLFNKAGIRFS